In Desmospora profundinema, the genomic stretch AACTGGATGAAAACGAATCGGTCGACTTGGGGGCCGGTCTTACCGTTACCGCTTTTCCCGTCCGGCATTGGGGAAATCGCTACCCCTGGAACAACGATTATGGGTACACCGGTTATCTGATCGAGAAAGACGGCCGCCGAATCGCTTTCCCCGGCGATACGGCCTATACCCCGAAGTTAAAACAGTTACGTTTATTTGGTCCGCTCGACTTGATGCTGGTGCCCATCGGGGCGTACGCTCCTGATTCGTTTCAGCGCTCCCATTGCACCCCGGAGCAGGCTTGGCAGATGGCCCAGGAAGCGGGTGCCCGTCATGTGGTTCCCATTCATTGGAATACATTTGTTTTGTCGCAGGAGCCGGTGGACGAACCGCTCCGGCGGTTGGTAGCGGCCGCCGGTCCGAAGGAGGATCGCATCGTTATCCGGGAACAAGGTGAGGTCTGGCAACTCACGGAATCCCATGGTCCGGACGGAATAGAAAAAGAGCTTCAGCTACAAGGGTAGTCAA encodes the following:
- a CDS encoding MBL fold metallo-hydrolase, with translation MLGLMIMVGVSLLFMIGGLTWLIWSYRRKLPHPDWREIRNHPDVTGFRDDAITVTWVGHATVYLNVKGIRILTDPVFSERVGIQLLPRWTLGPKRFTPPALDGKSVGEVDLILLSHAHMDHLDLPSLRTLARPETRVVMPRGTKGLLRSYPFGEVIELDENESVDLGAGLTVTAFPVRHWGNRYPWNNDYGYTGYLIEKDGRRIAFPGDTAYTPKLKQLRLFGPLDLMLVPIGAYAPDSFQRSHCTPEQAWQMAQEAGARHVVPIHWNTFVLSQEPVDEPLRRLVAAAGPKEDRIVIREQGEVWQLTESHGPDGIEKELQLQG